A single Nicotiana tabacum cultivar K326 chromosome 5, ASM71507v2, whole genome shotgun sequence DNA region contains:
- the LOC107777244 gene encoding gallate 1-beta-glucosyltransferase 84A24-like translates to MGSTVSEGALVHVFLVSFPGQGHVNPLLRLGKRLAAKGLFVTFSAPESCGSEMKKSNPKITTSEPIPYGNGIMRFEFFDDDWDHSKSNGNGLDSYLQHLELTGKKILPKMIKKYEEQGCPISCLINNPFIPWVSDVAESLGIPSAMLWIQSAASFSAYYHYYNNLVPFPSKSQPEIDVQLPYMPLLKYDEIPSFLHPSTPYGFLRRAILGQYKNLSKLSFLLMETFQELELDVVNYLISKNIPIKTVGPLFKYPKLATSTSDDVQGDFMKVDENCINWLDTKSPSSVVYISFGSIVILKREQGEEIAYGLLNSGVNFLWVIKPPTKVQNFEPFVLPNGFLEKVGDKGKIVQWCPQEQVLVHPSVACFVTHCGWNSTMEALSSGMPILAFPQWGDQVTDAKYLVDVFKVGLRLCRGEAENRIIPREEVEKCVREVISGPKAAEMKDNALKWKKAAEEAVAEGGSSERNLQDFVDYVRSEHEQHKGNVSQSINEV, encoded by the coding sequence ATGGGATCTACAGTCAGTGAAGGTGCACTAGTTCATGTATTTCTGGTCTCATTTCCAGGTCAAGGACATGTAAATCCTCTTCTTAGACTAGGCAAACGCCTAGCAGCCAAGGGCCTTTTTGTCACTTTCTCAGCACCTGAAAGTTGTGGTTCAGAAATGAAAAAATCCAACCCTAAAATCACAACTAGTGAACCAATTCCTTATGGTAATGGTATAATGAGATTCGAATTTTTCGACGATGATTGGGATCATTCTAAGTCGAATGGAAACGGCTTAGATTCCTACTTACAACATCTTGAGTTAACTGGCAAGAAAATTCTCCCAAAAATGATCAAGAAATACGAAGAACAAGGTTGCCCTATTTCTTGTTTGATTAATAATCCTTTTATTCCTTGGGTTTCTGATGTTGCTGAAAGTCTTGGAATTCCTAGTGCTATGCTTTGGATACAATCTGCTGCTAGTTTTTCAGCTTATTACCATTATTACAATAATTTAGTTCCATTTCCTAGTAAATCACAACCTGAAATTGATGTTCAATTACCTTATATGCCTTTATTAAAGTACGATGAAATTCCTAGCTTCTTGCATCCTAGTACACCATATGGTTTTTTAAGAAGAGCCATTTTAGGTCAATACAAGAATTTATCCAAATTGTCCTTTCTACTTATGGAAACTTTCCAAGAACTTGAACTTGACGTTGTCAATTACCTGATTTCCAAAAATATTCCTATCAAAACTGTGGGCCCACTATTCAAATACCCTAAATTGGCAACTTCTACAAGTGATGATGTCCAAGGTGATTTTATGAAGGTTGACGAAAATTGTATAAATTGGTTAGATACAAAATCGCCATCGTCTGTGGTTTACATTTCGTTTGGTAGTATTGTTATTTTAAAAAGGGAACAAGGGGAGGAAATAGCTTATGGATTGTTAAATTCAGGGGTTAATTTTTTGTGGGTAATTAAGCCACCTACTAAAGTCCAAAATTTTGAGCCATTTGTGTTACCTAATGGATTTCTAGAGAAAGTTGGAGATAAGGGGAAAATAGTGCAATGGTGTCCACAAGAACAAGTGTTAGTGCACCCGTCGGTAGCCTGTTTCGTGACACATTGTGGATGGAATTCGACGATGGAAGCGCTTTCTAGTGGTATGCCGATTTTGGCTTTTCCTCAATGGGGTGATCAAGTCACGGATGCTAAGTATTTAGTCGATGTTTTTAAAGTTGGACTTCGACTATGTAGAGGCGAGGCTGAAAATAGGATTATTCCGAGGGAAGAAGTGGAGAAGTGCGTGAGGGAGGTTATTAGTGGACCAAAGGCGGCGGAGATGAAAGATAATGCGTTGAAATGGAAGAAGGCGGCAGAGGAAGCAGTGGCAGAGGGTGGCTCCTCCGAGAGGAACTTGCAAGATTTTGTTGACTATGTTAGAAGTGAGCATGAGCAACATAAAGGTAACGTTAGTCAATCCATAAACGAGGTGtaa